From a single Ignavibacteriales bacterium genomic region:
- the gdhA gene encoding NADP-specific glutamate dehydrogenase: MSDYTQNVLAQVKAKNPSEPEFHQAVMEVLESLEIVLERHPEYKSAKILERMVEPERVVMFRVPWMDDQGEIHVNRGFRVQMNSAIGPYKGGLRFHPSVNLGILKFLGFEQVFKNSLTSLPMGGGKGGSDFDPKGKSDHEVMRFCQSFMTELFRHIGADVDVPAGDIGVGGREIGFMFGQWKRLTKEFTGVLTGKGTNWGGSLIRPEATGFGVVYFAEEMLKTKGQSFAGKTVAVSGFGNVAWGAVLKVNELGGKVVTLSGPDGYVYDKEGVKGEKVDYMLQLRSSANDRVKDYADKFKVEFFPGKRPWVVKADVALPCATQNELDVEDAKELVKNGCLCVCEGANMPTTVAAIKILLDAKVLYSPGKASNAGGVATSGLEMSQNSMRLPWPREEVDQRLHQIMKNIHRTCLETAEKYGTPGNYMNGANIAGFLKVADAMMDQGLV; encoded by the coding sequence ATGTCAGATTATACGCAAAATGTTTTGGCTCAGGTAAAGGCGAAGAATCCTTCGGAGCCGGAGTTTCATCAAGCAGTCATGGAAGTTCTTGAGTCACTTGAAATAGTACTTGAACGACATCCGGAGTATAAGTCAGCGAAGATTCTCGAACGCATGGTTGAGCCCGAGCGCGTCGTGATGTTCCGCGTTCCGTGGATGGACGACCAGGGGGAGATTCACGTCAATCGCGGATTCAGAGTCCAGATGAACAGCGCGATCGGACCGTACAAGGGCGGTCTTCGGTTTCACCCGTCGGTGAATCTCGGCATACTGAAGTTCCTTGGATTCGAGCAGGTGTTCAAGAACAGCCTCACCTCACTTCCCATGGGCGGAGGCAAGGGAGGATCTGACTTCGATCCGAAAGGAAAGAGCGACCACGAAGTCATGCGTTTCTGCCAAAGCTTCATGACGGAACTCTTCCGTCATATTGGCGCGGACGTGGATGTGCCCGCGGGCGACATCGGCGTCGGAGGCAGGGAAATAGGATTTATGTTCGGCCAATGGAAACGCCTGACGAAGGAATTCACCGGCGTGCTTACAGGGAAGGGGACCAACTGGGGCGGCTCGTTGATTCGCCCTGAGGCGACCGGTTTCGGTGTCGTGTACTTCGCAGAAGAGATGTTGAAAACGAAGGGTCAATCGTTTGCCGGCAAGACGGTTGCAGTGTCCGGCTTCGGCAACGTCGCGTGGGGAGCGGTCTTGAAAGTCAATGAACTGGGGGGCAAGGTTGTAACGCTCTCAGGACCCGACGGATACGTGTACGACAAAGAAGGCGTGAAGGGGGAGAAAGTTGACTACATGCTTCAACTGCGCTCCAGCGCCAACGACCGGGTGAAAGACTACGCGGACAAGTTCAAAGTCGAATTCTTCCCCGGCAAGAGACCCTGGGTTGTGAAAGCGGATGTCGCCTTGCCGTGCGCAACGCAGAACGAGCTGGACGTGGAAGACGCAAAAGAGCTGGTGAAAAACGGCTGCCTGTGTGTCTGTGAAGGCGCGAACATGCCGACGACAGTCGCCGCCATCAAGATCCTTCTTGACGCGAAGGTGCTCTACTCGCCGGGCAAGGCATCGAACGCCGGCGGTGTTGCCACTTCGGGACTTGAAATGAGCCAGAACAGCATGCGCCTGCCCTGGCCCAGGGAGGAAGTTGACCAGCGGTTGCATCAGATCATGAAGAACATTCACCGCACATGCCTTGAGACGGCCGAGAAGTACGGCACACCGGGCAACTATATGAACGGTGCGAACATTGCCGGCTTCCTCAAGGTGGCGGATGCGATGATGGACCAGGGATTGGTCTAG